A single window of Lysobacter oculi DNA harbors:
- a CDS encoding ribonuclease H-like domain-containing protein — MPAPSRAPAARAVAGRGVRLPCGLPWVRGAGPRRNRSTDGRTPPARTAPAARAAGRMSLTLTRLQALRRQSGAPAAAAVATPAPPAAKIDSDPLARLRGLLRVKRRDAPAPASAEDRLLPGREIAPGLWLQEGRLPFDLPWQPHLDAAFARRDVPLPTSELMFFDTETTGLAGGTGTRAFMIGAATLDPAGLHIRQLTITKTSAEPAMLDLFRGWLRPSTILVSYNGKSYDAPLLKTRYRLMRQAEPLSALDHVDLLHPTRRRYRGVFENCRLGTIERRVLGIVREDDLPGSEAPGAWLDYLRGSSAKQLRRVMAHNHQDVVTLARLAIHLGRC; from the coding sequence ATTCCAGCGCCAAGCCGAGCTCCTGCAGCGCGCGCAGTCGCTGGTCGAGGCGTGCGACTGCCGTGCGGGCTGCCCTGGGTGCGTGGGGCCGGTCCTCGACGAAACCGTTCCACTGACGGAAGGACCCCGCCAGCTCGCACTGCGCCTGCTGCGCGCGCTGCAGGCCGCATGAGCCTGACCCTGACCCGGCTGCAGGCGCTACGGCGGCAAAGTGGCGCGCCTGCCGCGGCTGCAGTGGCGACACCGGCCCCTCCGGCGGCGAAGATCGACTCTGATCCGTTGGCCCGCCTGCGTGGCCTGCTACGGGTCAAGCGCCGCGACGCGCCGGCACCTGCATCAGCGGAAGACCGCTTGCTTCCAGGCCGGGAAATTGCCCCCGGCCTCTGGCTGCAGGAAGGTCGCCTGCCGTTCGATCTGCCGTGGCAGCCGCATCTCGACGCCGCCTTCGCCAGGCGCGACGTGCCGTTGCCCACCTCTGAACTCATGTTCTTCGACACTGAAACCACCGGTCTGGCCGGTGGGACAGGCACGCGCGCCTTCATGATCGGCGCAGCAACGCTCGACCCTGCCGGGCTGCACATCCGTCAGCTCACCATCACGAAGACGAGCGCTGAACCGGCCATGCTCGACCTGTTCCGCGGCTGGCTCCGACCTAGCACCATTCTGGTCAGCTACAACGGCAAGTCCTACGACGCCCCGCTGCTCAAGACGCGCTATCGCCTGATGCGACAGGCCGAGCCGCTGTCCGCGCTCGATCACGTTGATCTGCTGCATCCCACGCGGCGACGCTACCGGGGAGTGTTCGAGAACTGCAGGCTCGGGACCATCGAGCGACGGGTGCTCGGCATCGTTCGGGAAGACGATCTGCCGGGTAGCGAGGCACCCGGGGCGTGGTTGGATTACCTGCGCGGTAGCTCAGCCAAGCAGTTGCGGCGCGTCATGGCGCACAACCATCAGGACGTGGTGACACTGGCGCGACTGGCCATTCATTTGGGTAGGTGCTAA
- a CDS encoding LexA family protein yields the protein MTSIASPPAIGPVAACRLDLSHLPLRFLGMRASCGFPSPAEDFMGEDLDLNELCIRNPPATFFAQAEGDSMRGFGIHAGDMLVVDRSINAKSGHIALLLWDGGLCVKQLRIGRSCVELLSGDGSPPLTVADEVELQVWGVVTYSFRNHLGR from the coding sequence ATGACCTCCATTGCCTCCCCCCCCGCCATCGGCCCCGTGGCCGCCTGTCGTTTAGACCTGTCTCACCTACCGCTGCGCTTTTTGGGCATGCGTGCCAGCTGCGGGTTTCCCTCCCCGGCTGAGGACTTCATGGGGGAGGACCTGGATCTCAACGAGCTGTGCATCCGCAACCCGCCTGCCACCTTCTTCGCCCAGGCCGAGGGCGACAGCATGCGCGGCTTCGGGATCCACGCCGGCGACATGCTGGTCGTCGATCGCTCGATCAATGCCAAATCGGGTCACATCGCGCTGCTCCTATGGGACGGCGGCTTGTGTGTCAAACAGCTGCGTATCGGTCGCTCCTGCGTGGAACTGCTATCGGGCGACGGGTCGCCGCCCCTCACTGTGGCCGATGAGGTCGAGCTGCAGGTGTGGGGCGTGGTGACCTATTCGTTCCGCAACCACTTGGGGCGCTGA
- a CDS encoding Y-family DNA polymerase gives MLGLVDGNNFYASCERAFQPDLIGRPVVVLSNNDGCAIARSNEAKALGVRMGQPIHEVDPAIRRQLIIRSANFGLYGNLSGRIVTILRDLFPRVEVYSIDESFVSLEGIPASDHEHAARVARQRILQWTGIPCCVGIGPTKTLAKLANKLAKKTPNGVMAADAHTPELAAYPVEDLWGVGRKFAARLGAEGILTARDLMGANSDTLRARYGVVLARTQRELQGIVCADLVEEEPDRQQIVCSRSFKNDVESLEDLQQAVATFAIRACEKLRKRGLMCSGVWVWINTNPFKPGARQYNPSKAFNLIGPSSDTREVVSVAQALTRAMFKKGYRYKKAGVGLLDLTHGDLQQADLFAGIDPRSAKLMEVMDAVNRKFGRGSVALASAAARRDATPKWAMRQDSLSPAYTQKWSDVLKVR, from the coding sequence ATGCTCGGGCTGGTCGACGGCAACAACTTTTACGCCAGCTGTGAGCGGGCCTTCCAGCCCGATCTCATTGGCCGGCCTGTCGTCGTTTTGTCCAACAACGATGGCTGCGCCATTGCCCGTAGCAATGAGGCCAAGGCGCTCGGCGTCAGGATGGGCCAGCCCATTCATGAGGTGGACCCCGCCATTCGCAGGCAGCTCATCATCCGCTCTGCGAATTTCGGCTTGTACGGGAATTTGTCCGGCCGGATCGTGACCATCCTGCGAGACCTGTTCCCGCGCGTGGAGGTCTACTCCATCGACGAGAGCTTCGTCTCGCTGGAAGGCATCCCCGCCTCAGATCATGAGCATGCGGCCCGCGTCGCCCGCCAGAGGATCCTCCAGTGGACGGGCATTCCCTGCTGCGTCGGCATCGGCCCCACCAAGACGCTGGCCAAGCTCGCTAACAAGCTGGCGAAAAAGACGCCAAACGGTGTGATGGCGGCGGACGCGCACACGCCTGAGCTTGCAGCCTATCCGGTGGAGGACCTCTGGGGGGTTGGTCGCAAATTCGCAGCGCGCCTTGGCGCAGAAGGGATCCTGACGGCGCGCGACCTGATGGGCGCAAATTCCGACACCCTGCGCGCTCGGTACGGGGTCGTACTCGCCCGCACGCAGCGTGAGCTGCAAGGAATTGTCTGTGCCGACCTTGTCGAGGAAGAACCAGACCGCCAGCAGATTGTCTGCTCCCGATCGTTCAAGAACGACGTGGAATCTTTGGAGGATCTCCAGCAAGCCGTGGCAACGTTCGCGATCCGGGCGTGCGAGAAGCTGCGCAAGCGTGGACTGATGTGTTCCGGCGTCTGGGTATGGATCAACACCAACCCCTTCAAGCCGGGGGCTCGTCAGTACAATCCGTCCAAGGCATTCAACCTGATCGGACCCTCCTCCGATACACGGGAGGTGGTCTCCGTGGCTCAGGCGCTGACGCGTGCGATGTTCAAGAAGGGGTACCGTTACAAGAAGGCCGGCGTGGGGCTGCTCGATCTCACGCATGGGGACCTGCAGCAGGCCGATCTGTTCGCCGGCATCGATCCCCGCTCCGCCAAGTTGATGGAAGTGATGGATGCGGTCAACCGCAAGTTCGGACGTGGCAGCGTTGCGTTGGCGTCGGCGGCAGCTCGGCGGGATGCCACGCCCAAATGGGCGATGCGCCAAGACAGTTTGTCGCCTGCGTACACGCAGAAGTGGAGCGATGTCCTCAAGGTCAGATAG